In Clostridium sp. DL-VIII, the following proteins share a genomic window:
- the pdxS gene encoding pyridoxal 5'-phosphate synthase lyase subunit PdxS, with the protein MERESINKNLAQMLKGGVIMDVTNKEEAIIAEKAGACAVMALERVPSDIRKEGGVARMSDPKMIKEIQEAVSIPVMAKVRIGHFVEAQILQALNIDFIDESEVLTPADDKYHINKEDFKVPFVCGATNIGEALRRIGEGASMIRTKGEAGTGDVVQAVKHMRTMNDQIKMIQNASKEELMTIAKNFNAPYDLVRYVFENGKLPVVNFAAGGIATPADAALMMQLGSEGVFVGSGIFKSDNPEKRARAIVLATTYYNDPEKLAEVSTDLGGAMSGISAEEIQTQYAERGW; encoded by the coding sequence ATGGAAAGAGAATCAATAAATAAAAATCTTGCTCAAATGTTAAAGGGCGGAGTAATCATGGATGTTACTAATAAAGAAGAAGCAATTATTGCGGAAAAAGCTGGAGCATGTGCAGTAATGGCTCTTGAAAGAGTTCCTTCTGATATAAGAAAAGAAGGTGGAGTAGCTAGAATGTCAGATCCTAAAATGATAAAAGAAATTCAAGAAGCTGTGTCTATCCCAGTTATGGCAAAGGTCAGAATAGGACATTTTGTAGAAGCTCAGATTCTACAAGCATTAAACATTGACTTCATAGATGAAAGTGAAGTGCTTACACCAGCAGATGATAAATATCATATAAATAAAGAAGATTTTAAGGTTCCATTTGTATGTGGCGCAACTAATATCGGTGAAGCTTTAAGGAGGATTGGTGAAGGCGCATCAATGATAAGAACTAAGGGAGAAGCAGGAACAGGCGATGTAGTACAAGCAGTTAAGCATATGAGAACTATGAATGATCAAATAAAGATGATACAAAATGCTTCAAAAGAAGAATTAATGACTATAGCTAAAAACTTTAATGCACCATATGATTTAGTTAGATACGTATTTGAAAATGGTAAATTACCTGTTGTTAACTTTGCAGCAGGGGGAATTGCAACTCCAGCAGACGCAGCTCTTATGATGCAGCTAGGAAGTGAAGGCGTATTTGTAGGATCAGGAATATTTAAATCAGATAATCCAGAAAAAAGAGCAAGGGCAATAGTACTTGCAACTACTTATTATAATGATCCAGAAAAGCTAGCAGAGGTTTCTACTGATTTAGGCGGAGCCATGAGTGGAATTTCAGCAGAAGAAATCCAGACACAATACGCTGAAAGAGGCTGGTAG
- a CDS encoding branched-chain amino acid ABC transporter permease produces the protein MEFLQQLINGLALGSVYALLALGYTMVYGIIQLINFAHGEIYMIGAFSGFYCASTLKLPLIPTLLVAMVVSALAGIIIEKIAYKPLRNSPRIALLITAIGVSLFLQNAMRLLVGSNPKPFPDLINAGSINIGSVQIDVKTILMLGISAFLVILLQFIVYKTKVGKAMRASSQDMEAASLMGINVNNTISLTFAIGSALAGIAGVLVAISYPSITPYMGAMPGLKAFVAAVLGGIGSIPGALVGGIAIGLLETFSKAYISTNFSDAIVFAILIIILLIKPSGLLGKKTNVKV, from the coding sequence ATGGAATTTTTACAACAACTAATCAACGGTTTAGCCTTAGGAAGTGTATATGCCCTCCTAGCATTAGGATATACAATGGTTTATGGAATAATTCAATTAATAAATTTCGCCCACGGTGAAATTTACATGATAGGAGCCTTTTCAGGCTTCTATTGTGCTTCAACGTTAAAATTACCATTAATTCCAACTTTATTAGTTGCAATGGTAGTTTCAGCCCTAGCCGGAATAATAATAGAAAAAATTGCTTACAAGCCACTTAGAAATTCTCCAAGAATTGCTTTGCTTATTACAGCAATTGGTGTTTCTTTATTCCTTCAAAATGCTATGAGATTATTAGTTGGATCTAATCCTAAACCATTTCCTGATTTAATTAATGCTGGGAGTATTAATATAGGATCTGTTCAAATTGATGTAAAAACAATATTGATGCTTGGAATTTCTGCTTTTCTTGTTATTTTACTTCAATTTATTGTTTATAAAACTAAAGTTGGAAAAGCTATGAGAGCATCTTCTCAAGATATGGAAGCCGCTTCTCTTATGGGTATAAACGTTAATAACACTATTTCCCTTACCTTTGCTATAGGTTCTGCCTTAGCTGGTATAGCTGGAGTTTTAGTTGCAATATCTTACCCTAGTATCACTCCTTATATGGGAGCTATGCCTGGACTTAAAGCATTCGTTGCCGCAGTACTTGGTGGAATTGGAAGTATACCTGGAGCCCTTGTTGGTGGAATTGCTATTGGACTTCTTGAAACCTTCTCAAAAGCGTATATATCAACAAACTTTTCAGATGCGATTGTATTTGCGATTTTAATCATAATACTTTTAATTAAGCCTTCTGGTCTACTAGGTAAGAAGACCAATGTGAAAGTGTAG
- the pdxT gene encoding pyridoxal 5'-phosphate synthase glutaminase subunit PdxT has protein sequence MKVGVLSLQGGVIEHLNQIKLLGHTAVEVKKEEDLDDIAAIILPGGESTTIGKLLKITGLMEPLSEKIRSGLPTWGTCAGMILLAKEIEGQEEKYLQLMDIRVKRNAFGTQVDSFKANEVIEEVSKDKVELVFIRAPYIIEAKDNVKILCKIDNKIVAAKQDNIVVTAFHPELTADLSFLNYFLESI, from the coding sequence ATGAAAGTTGGAGTTTTATCCTTACAAGGTGGTGTTATAGAACATCTAAATCAGATAAAGTTATTAGGGCATACTGCTGTCGAAGTGAAAAAAGAAGAAGACTTAGATGATATTGCTGCAATAATATTACCAGGTGGAGAAAGTACAACTATTGGAAAGCTATTAAAGATTACAGGATTAATGGAGCCACTTTCAGAAAAAATAAGAAGTGGATTGCCAACGTGGGGAACATGTGCAGGAATGATACTGCTGGCAAAGGAAATAGAGGGACAGGAAGAGAAGTATCTTCAACTTATGGATATTAGGGTAAAAAGAAATGCATTTGGAACTCAAGTAGATAGTTTTAAAGCGAATGAAGTAATAGAAGAAGTGTCAAAAGATAAGGTAGAACTTGTTTTTATTAGAGCTCCATATATAATAGAGGCAAAAGATAACGTAAAGATATTATGCAAGATAGATAATAAAATAGTAGCTGCTAAGCAAGATAATATTGTGGTTACAGCTTTTCATCCGGAATTAACAGCAGATTTAAGTTTTTTAAATTACTTTTTAGAAAGCATATAA
- a CDS encoding RsmD family RNA methyltransferase, with product MNEEILNYKNDNKAYKRHVYFIKYPVFEEELCKLEMRCLFGKTPSEKYLFSDSYINISRSPFIKEMISIIYEEDSLEQILKNIIEDKLSYDDFKVCYVKLENGDVEYKERLNSLNKIGFVITGEPEMHNPKIILGITKICGKWIFGKYEKNDYEWHIHDKKPYSYSNSLGLRVARALVNIAVQNNLDCKLIDPCCGVGTVVIEALSMGINVVGCELNKSIAENAQRNLKFFGYENVVTNGDMNNIEKQYDVSIIDLPYGLFTPTTIEEQTSLIKSARRISKKLVIVTFENMDKEIIEAGFNIVDRSYVCKGKFKRYITICE from the coding sequence TTGAATGAAGAAATATTAAATTATAAAAATGATAATAAGGCATATAAAAGACATGTTTACTTTATTAAGTATCCAGTATTTGAAGAAGAGTTATGTAAGCTGGAGATGAGGTGCCTTTTTGGCAAAACTCCAAGTGAAAAATATTTATTTTCAGATTCATACATTAATATATCAAGAAGTCCATTCATAAAAGAAATGATTTCAATAATTTATGAAGAAGATTCTTTGGAGCAAATATTAAAAAATATCATAGAGGATAAATTATCTTATGACGATTTTAAGGTTTGTTATGTGAAATTAGAAAATGGGGATGTAGAGTATAAGGAAAGACTTAATAGTCTAAATAAGATAGGATTTGTAATAACGGGTGAGCCAGAGATGCACAATCCTAAGATTATACTTGGAATAACTAAGATATGTGGGAAATGGATATTTGGTAAATATGAAAAAAACGATTATGAATGGCATATCCATGATAAGAAGCCTTATTCATATTCTAATTCATTAGGTTTAAGGGTAGCAAGAGCATTAGTTAATATAGCAGTCCAAAATAACTTAGATTGCAAGTTAATAGATCCATGTTGTGGTGTCGGAACAGTTGTTATTGAGGCTCTTTCAATGGGAATTAATGTAGTGGGATGTGAATTAAATAAAAGTATTGCAGAGAATGCGCAAAGAAATTTAAAATTTTTTGGATATGAAAATGTAGTAACAAATGGAGATATGAACAATATTGAAAAGCAATATGATGTTTCTATAATAGATCTTCCATATGGACTGTTTACGCCAACAACGATAGAAGAACAAACTTCACTTATTAAAAGTGCTAGAAGAATAAGTAAGAAATTAGTTATTGTTACTTTTGAAAATATGGATAAAGAAATTATTGAAGCAGGATTTAATATAGTTGATAGATCGTATGTGTGTAAAGGCAAATTTAAAAGATATATAACTATTTGTGAATAG
- a CDS encoding ABC transporter substrate-binding protein has product MKKNLLSGILAAAMSITLLAGCSGNSAGSGSTGDTIKIGAIGPLSGAASTYGVSVKEGAELLEKEVNDGGGINGKKVQFVFEDDQADPNSSMQAFNKLVDDEKVCAILGPVTSGATLAVAPNATAKQIPMITPTATEPTITNVGGEYMFRGCFVDSFQGEVLAKYATEKLSKKTAAVLYNAGSDYSKGIADSFKSKFEADGGQVGEFLTYNDKDTDFKAQLTKIKSLNPDVLVLPDYYNVVGLIAKQAREMGITSQFLGGDGWESEELTKIGQDAVNGALYINHYYSGDSDENVKNFVESYKKEYNKEPDAFAALSYDTSKILVKAIEKAGKTDGAAIKDALAGMEMNSVTGNIKFGSDRSAIKSAAIIKIDGDKKVLADKVNP; this is encoded by the coding sequence ATGAAAAAAAATTTACTTTCAGGAATACTAGCTGCTGCTATGTCTATCACACTTCTTGCTGGTTGTAGTGGAAATTCAGCAGGCAGTGGTAGTACAGGAGATACTATTAAAATCGGAGCTATCGGGCCATTGTCTGGTGCAGCATCTACATACGGGGTTTCAGTAAAAGAAGGTGCTGAATTGTTAGAAAAAGAGGTTAATGATGGTGGTGGAATTAACGGAAAGAAAGTTCAATTTGTTTTTGAAGATGACCAAGCTGATCCAAACTCATCAATGCAGGCCTTCAATAAATTAGTTGATGATGAAAAAGTATGTGCAATATTAGGACCTGTTACATCAGGTGCAACACTTGCAGTTGCTCCAAATGCAACAGCAAAACAAATTCCAATGATCACTCCAACGGCTACAGAACCTACAATAACAAATGTTGGTGGAGAATATATGTTTAGAGGATGTTTTGTTGACTCCTTCCAAGGAGAAGTTCTTGCAAAATATGCTACTGAAAAATTGTCTAAGAAGACAGCTGCTGTATTATATAATGCTGGTTCAGATTACTCAAAAGGTATAGCTGACAGCTTTAAATCAAAATTTGAAGCTGATGGTGGACAAGTTGGTGAATTCCTAACTTATAACGATAAGGATACTGATTTTAAGGCTCAATTAACTAAAATTAAGAGTTTAAATCCAGATGTATTAGTATTACCTGATTACTACAATGTTGTTGGTCTTATCGCTAAGCAAGCTAGAGAAATGGGAATAACATCTCAATTCCTTGGTGGAGATGGCTGGGAATCAGAAGAATTAACTAAAATTGGTCAAGATGCAGTAAATGGTGCATTATACATTAACCACTATTACTCTGGAGATTCAGATGAAAATGTAAAGAACTTTGTTGAATCATATAAGAAAGAATATAACAAAGAACCAGATGCTTTTGCTGCTCTTTCATATGATACTTCTAAAATTTTAGTTAAAGCAATCGAAAAAGCTGGTAAAACAGATGGTGCTGCTATTAAAGATGCTTTAGCTGGAATGGAAATGAACAGTGTTACTGGTAACATCAAATTTGGTAGTGACAGAAGTGCTATAAAGAGTGCAGCTATCATTAAAATTGATGGAGATAAGAAAGTTTTAGCTGATAAAGTTAACCCTTAA